A single window of Acanthopagrus latus isolate v.2019 chromosome 1, fAcaLat1.1, whole genome shotgun sequence DNA harbors:
- the chrna6 gene encoding neuronal acetylcholine receptor subunit alpha-6 isoform X2, with amino-acid sequence METNLWLRHIWNDYKLRWLPAEFDGIEFIRVPSNKIWRPDIVLYNNAVGDFLVEDKTKALLKFDGTITWVPPAIFKSSCPMDITYFPFDYQNCSMKFGSWTYDKAKIDLVLIGSKVNLKDFWESGEWEIIDAPGYKHDIKYNCCEEIYPDITYSFYIRRLPLFYTINLIIPCLLISFLTVLVFYLPSDCGEKVTLCISVLLSLTVFLLVITETIPSTSLVIPLIGEYLLFTMIFVTLSIVITVFVLNVHYRTPMTHTMPSWVRSVFLKMLPRIMLMRRPIDEDSKARGLDSSGEAGGAGGGGGGGGGKGGKGGKKRKNSLMQQVGGGSLNCLEFGDSKLSSVEGCTGKKCPCPCQHGKETPETPEMGKITRQLSPQSINTVVAFSVVSPEIKQAIDSVKYIAENMRSRNKAKEVEDDWKYVAMVIDRIFLWVFVTVCVLGTVGLFLQPLCGFVS; translated from the exons ATTTGGAACGACTACAAGCTGCGATGGTTGCCAGCTGAGTTTGACGGGATTGAGTTCATTAGAGTTCCATCAAACAAGATCTGGAGACCCGACATTGTGCTCTACAACAA CGCTGTAGGTGATTTCCTAGTGGAGGATAAGACCAAGGCTCTCCTGAAGTTTGATGGCACCATCACCTGGGTTCCCCCAGCAATTTTTAAATCCTCCTGCCCCATGGACATCACCTATTTCCCCTTCGACTATCAAAACTGCTCCATGAAGTTTGGCTCCTGGACTTATGACAAAGCCAAGATTGACCTGGTACTTATCGGGTCTAAG GTGAACCTGAAAGACTTCTGGGAGAGCGGTGAATGGGAAATCATTGATGCTCCAGGCTACAAGCATGATATTAAGTACAACTGCTGTGAGGAGATCTACCCGGACATCACCTACTCCTTCTACATCCGGCGCTTGCCGCTCTTCTACACCATCAACCTCATCATCCCCTGCCTCCTCATCTCTTTCCTCACAGTGCTGGTTTTCTATCTCCCATCTGACTGTGGTGAGAAGGTCACGCTCTGTATCTCCGTCCTGCTCTCCCTCACTGTGTTCCTGCTCGTTATCACGGAGACCATCCCCTCCACGTCGCTGGTCATCCCGCTCATTGGAGAGTACCTGCTCTTCACAATGATCTTCGTCACACTCAGCATCGTCATAACTGTGTTCGTGCTGAACGTACACTACCGCACGCCAATGACCCATACTATGCCGAGTTGGGTGCgctcagtgtttctcaaaatgttgcCGAGGATTATGCTGATGCGGAGGCCGATTGACGAAGACAGCAAGGCTCGGGGGTTGGACAGCAgtggggaggcaggaggagctggagggggaggaggaggcggaggaggcaaaggaggcaaaggaggaaagaaaaggaagaacagCTTGATGCAG CAGGTTGGAGGAGGCTCCCTCAACTGTTTGGAGTTCGGGGACAGTAAGCTCTCGTCTGTGGAGGGCTGCACTGGGAAGAAATGCCCCTGCCCCTGCCAGCATGGGAAGGAGACCCCAGAAACACCAGAGATGGGAAAGATCACACGTCAGCTGAGTCCACAGAGCATCAACACAGTGGTGGCCTTTTCTGTGGTGTCACCTGAGATCAAACAGGCCATCGACAGCGTCAAGTACATCGCTGAGAACATGAGGAGTCGCAACAAGGCCAAAGAG GTGGAAGATGACTGGAAGTATGTTGCCATGGTGATCGATAGAATCTTCCTTTGGGTGTTTGTGACCGTGTGCGTCCTGGGAACCGTGGGCCTCTTCCTCCAGCCGCTTTGTGGCTTCGTCTCGTAA